The genomic interval AAAATCCGCCTCGTCATCCCCCACAATCTTATAGCGTTTTTGCTCTTCGGTGTCGAGATTTTCAATCACTACCGTGACGCCAAACACCACGCGACCATCTTGCGGTAGTTTGAGTGGATCAATGACTTCAGCGCCGCCCAATTTGGCTTCAATATCGCGAATACGGGCTTCACAAAATCCTTGCTGCTCACGGGCAGCATGGTACTCGGCATTTTCTTTTAAATCGCCATGTTCGCGCGCTTCGGCAATCGCCGCGGTAATACGTGGACGGTCAACGGTTTTGAGCTGTTTGAGCTCTTCTTCTAAAGCCGCGTGACCTTGAGGCGTCATTGGATAACGTTGCATAGGGGATTCCTTTTGTCACAAATAGGGATTCAAACGGCAAGATTGCCAAAGTAATAAGTCACAAAAAATGGTCATCAACACTCGTGATTGACCGTTATCTATTTTATATAGATGAAAAAAACCATGCTAGACAGGGCTACTGCCTAACAAGGTCCTAGTAAAAAATTTGCTGTGCTGCGTCAATCACCACAATAACCGTATTTTACTTGATAACGGCTTGTGATGCAAAGCATTCACTCAATATTGACTGTATGAACCCTGACATTACCAAGCTGAGCTGATGGTAACACCCACGGCTTTATTTTCATACCAAGGTAAAATAGTCGCATTGTCAAACGGTTGCGTCATCACCAAACCACTGACGACACCCAGCGCACAGCCAGCAACCACATCACGGGTATGGTGCTTGTCGGCATCCACACGTGACCAGCCCACATAGGCGGCAGGAATCATTGCCATCGAGCCATAGCGCCAGCCATAGCGTTGACCGATGAAAGTCGCGCCCGCGCAAGAATCACTAGCATGCCCTGACGGAAATGAGTAATCTTCGCCATTGGGACGTTCGCCCCACGCGGTGTCATTGGTGGCGTATTTGAGCGTATAGGTAGCCGCCAAATTGGTCGCCATGGTTTTGCCTAATTGATAGACGCCTTCTTGGTCATGTTTGGCAAGTGCCATACCTAAGCCTGCTACTGGGATAGCAATATGCAATATATCGCCCGCTTTTTCGCTATCGCTTTTGGCATATACCGTTGTCGTCGGCGCTAATACAGCAGCAAGCAGTATGACGTTAAAGGTCTTAGAAGGTTGTCTCATGGCATTCACACCCTGATTGTAGTTAGTGGTCAAAACATTGATAAACATGGCTATACTTAGGGCAAACCCAGTGTACACCCCAAACCTTAGGATTATCTTAGCCCATAAAAAAATACTGACAGCGCTGGCTATCAGTATTTTAGACTAGCGATGGTTAACCCTGTGTCTGGGTATGTAGCGCTTGCAGCTTATACACATCAAATGGCAGTTGCACTTTATACGCTTGGGTAACTGCTGCCGCGGCATTTAAGGTAGTCACATTAAATACTTTATGCTGTAAGGCTGAGCGGCGAATCGAGAACGAGTCTTCATGCGCTTGTTTGCCTTCAGTGGTATTGACCACAATCGCAATCTCACCGTTTTTGATGGCATCGACGATATGTGGGCGACCTTCATTGACTTTGTTGATGCGCTCACAGGGGATACCGGCTTCGGTCAAGATTTTTTGTGTACCTGAGGTTGCCACAAGTTTAAAGCCATACTCGGCAAATTGTTTTGCCACTGGTACCAGATTGGCTTTGTCGCTTTCACGCACTGATAAGAACACTTTTTTAACTTCATTCTCCACTGGCAAACCGGGCAATCTATCATTACTGCCGATGATGGCTTTGTAGTAAGCCTCACCAAAGGTTTGACCCACGCCCATGACTTCACCCGTTGATTTCATCTCAGGGCTTAAAATGGGGTCAACGCCTGGGAATTTGGCAAAAGGGAAGACCGCTTCTTTGACCGCAAAAAATGTTGGAATCACCTCAGTGGTAAAGTTCTGTTCCACAAGTGTTGTGCCAGCCATACAACGAGCAGCGACTTGCGCAAGCGAAGTGCCGATGCATTTTGATACGAAAGGCACCGTACGTGAGGCACGCGGATTGACTTCAAGGATATAAACCACACCATCTTTGACCGCGTATTGGACGTTCATCAAGCCCACCACACCCAGCTCTTTTGCCATCGCCACGGTTTGTTCGCGCATCACATCGCAAATCTCTTGGCTAAGTGAATACGGCGGGATTGAACACGCTGAATCGCCGGAATGCACGCCCGCTTGTTCGATGTGCTGCATGATACCGCCAATCACCACGTTGGTGCCGTCAGAGATACAATCGACATCCACTTCAATCGCATCATCCAAGAAGCGGTCAAGTAACACAGGGGCTTCGTTGGACGCTTGTACGGCTTCACGCAAATAACGACGCAGTTCGTTTTCGTTATAAACGATTTCCATCGCGCGACCGCCCAACACGTAAGAGGGACGGACAACTAGGGGATAGCCCACTTGCGTCGCTTTGACGATACCGTCTTCGGTACTGGTCGCCAAGGCATTGGGCGGCTGAGTAAAGCCTAATTGCTGAATCATGTGTTGGAAACGTTCACGGTCTTCTGCACGGTCAATCGCATCTGGGCTGGTACCGATGATATGCACACCTGCAGCTTCCAGTGCGCGCGCTAATTTTAATGGCGTTTGTCCACCGTACTGCACAATCACGCCTTCGGGTTTTTCGATGCGCACGATTTCAAGCACATCTTCTAACGTAATAGGCTCAAAGTACAGACGGTCAGAGGTGTCATAGTCAGTGGAAACCGTTTCAGGGTTACAGTTGACCATGATGGTCTCATAACCATCTTCACGCATTGCCAAGGCGGCATGCACACAGCAATAGTCAAATTCAATACCTTGACCAATGCGGTTGGGACCGCCGCCGATGACCATGATTTTTTTGTTGTTAGTTGGATTGGCTTCACATTCGTCATCATAGCTTGAATACATATAAGCGGTTGACGTCGAAAACTCCGCGGCACAGGTATCCACGCGTTTGTACACAGGATACACGCCCAAATCCCAACGTTTTTTACGCAGTTGTTTTTGTGAAATACCTAGTAGTGTTGCCAAGCGTAAATCTGATAACCCTTTACGTTTGAATTGACGCAAGTTGTCGCTGGTCAAACCGCCAAAGCCAGTTTCTTTGACCAATTTTTCCGTTTTGACGATGTCTTCAATTTGCACTAAAAACCAAGGGTCAATGCGAGTAAACTCAAACACCTCATCTACGCTCATGCCAAAACGGAAGGCATCAGCAATGTAGAAAATACGGTCGGGTGTAGGGGTTTTTAATTTAACTTTTAAGGTGCTGCGAATGGTATCGTCGTCTTGATTAAAATCAAGATACTCATCAAAACCATTCACCCCAATCTCAAGACCGCGTAACGCTTTTTGCATCGACTCTTGGAAGTTACGACCAATCGCCATCACTTCACCCACCGATTTCATTTGGGTAGATAAGGTGCTATCAGCTTGGGGGAATTTTTCAAAGTTAAAGCGCGGTACTTTAGTCACCACATAGTCAATGGCGGGCTCAAAGCTGGCTGGGGTCAAGCCGCCTGTAATGTCATTGCTAAGTTCATCGAGCGTGTAACCGACCGCAAGCTTTGCTGCGATTTTGGCAATCGGGAAACCCGTGGCTTTAGATGCCAAGGCAGATGAACGGCTGACACGTGGGTTCATCTCGATGACCACCATACGACCTGTTTTTGGGTCAATACCAAATTGTACGTTTGAACCACCTGTCTCCACGCCAATCTCACGCAGCACCGCCAATGACGCATTACGCATGATTTGGTATTCTTTATCCGTCAAAGTCTGAGCAGGTGCCACAGTGATAGAGTCGCCAGTGTGGACACCCATAGGGTCGAAGTTTTCAATCGAACAGACGATGATACAGTTGTCTTTTTTGTCACGGACAACCTCCATCTCGTACTCTTTCCAACCGATTAAGCTTTCGTCAATCAATAGTTGGTGAGTGGGCGATAAGTCAAAACCACGCTCACAAATCTCGACAAATTCGTCACGGTTGTAAGCGATACCGCCACCCGAACCCCCCATGGTAAACGATGGGCGAATGATGCAGGGAAAGCCGACTTTGGATTGAATGGCGAAGGCTTGTTCCATGGTTTCAGCCACTTCGGCGCGCGGGCACTCTAAGCCGATTTTTTTCATCGCTTTATCAAATAAATTGCGGTCTTCGGCTTTTTCGATGGCGTCTTTGGTCGCGCCAATCAGCTCACAGCCATATTTGGCGAGTACGCCATGCTTGTCCAAGTCTAACGCACAGTTGAGCGCGGTTTGTCCACCCATGGTTGGCAAGATGGCATCGGGGCGTTCTTTATCAATGATACGCTCTACCGTTTGCCAGGTGATAGGCTCGATGTAGGTGGCATCTGCCATGACGGGGTCAGTCATGATGGTGGCGGGGTTTGAGTTAACCAGAATGACGCGGTAGCCTTCTTCACGTAAGGCTTTACAGGCTTGTGCGCCTGAATAGTCAAATTCACAGGCTTGTCCGATGACGATAGGACCTGCGCCAATGATAAGAATGGATTTGATGTCGGTACGTTTTGGCATAGCTTCTCTCTTACTAACAATTACTTAAAAGGCGGATTTGGCATTAATTTAATAACATTTTCAATTTTGTTAAAATCTTTTTGATTAACATTGACCAATTCTAAATTGCGAATTTTGGCGACAACATAATGAAATACATCAAAGTTCTGTTTATCGAGTCTGATACCTGTGTCCTTCGCTGAAAAATCCTGACTACGGCTAAAGTGAAAAATTCTAGCGGAAGGATTGGCTTCTTTATCAGTGATATTAAACTCGACAAAATCGTCTAAAATTTCTTGGGCTTCATCAATTGAAATACTTTTTACACCTCGTAATACTTCATAACGAATCAAAGGGGTAATGGCAATCGTGGCATTTTGAGCGATTAAGTCATTAAATTTTTGTTTTGCTTCAATATGATTAGGATTATCATCCTTCCCATCAATCACAGCGATTAAAATATTAGCATCCACTAAAACAGATTTTTGATTCATTTTTTCACCTATCTGTTTATCCTATTTATTTAATAAGGCTAATAATTTTTGTTTCGCTTTGGTTTGGTCAATGTGTTCCATGTTTTCACGTTTCAGTTGATTTAAATCGACATCAAACGCATCTTGTAATACATTTTCTAATAACCGAGTATTGGGTGAATTTATTTCTTGACTTCTTACCACATCATCAGCGTCACGTTTTAATAAATACGCTTCACCTTCAGCCAGTTGTGATAATACTAAGGGTGAATGAGTAGCGATATAAAAGGTGGTGTTAGGAAATAAATTTTTCAGCGTTGGCACGATTTTGGTTTGCCATTCGATGTGCAAATGGCTTTCGATTTCATCAATCAACACCACGCCTTTGACGTTTAACAAATCAAAATGTCCACCTGTAAATCCCGAATAAAAATTGATTATAGACTGAATGATTTTTACTACAGAAATAAACCCAGAACTTAACTCAGACAGTTCTTTTTTCTGATTATCAATTTTTAAATAAACTTGATTAGCATCATTAATTTGCAAAAAGTCTGAAGAAAATAAAGGGTCTATTTTATTTAGACATTGTAAAACTGTATCAAGCTCCGTCTTTTTAAGTTGGCTTTCAACTTGATAAGGATTGACCGACTTAGCTCTTTCAATAAACCAATTATGAACATCGACATCCATTCCTAGATATGACATTTCCCCATTAAAAATTGCCTCGTTTATGGTTTCTGATATCTCTGAACCGACAGTTGATTTTATTTTTATTGTATGAGCTTCGCTAGGCTTATTGAATAGCTGAGACCTTGCATTTGAACCCAAAAAAGCTAAAGCAGAATATTTCCATTCATTAAGTAAAAATAGTTCACCAAAAAGAAATTTCTTCTTAGCAGATTTTTTAAAACGGAAACTATCACCATAAGAAGAATTAATAGAGTTGTTATATTGAGATACAGAATAAAAAAACTCAACATTATCATTCCATTGTACATTCCTTGGATAAAAATTCTTAGTTCTTGCTAAAAAGTAAAAACATAAAGCCTCTAGTGTTTTGGTTTTGCCTACCCCGTTTGACCCAAAAAAAACAAAAACTCGCTTAGTATCGTCAAGATTTAGCTCAACGTCACCCACCCCTCTCAAGTCTTTGATATTAATTTTGGTCATATAAATCTCAAATTTTATCTTTAAAAAAGTGCAATTAATGCACTTTAAAATTAATCTTTCGCCTTTGCCATCATAGCTGCAAATTTATCAAACAATGGCGCACAGTCATGGGGTCCTGGGCTTGCCTCTGGATGTCCTTGAAAACTAAACGCAGGCTTATTAGTGAGCTCAATGCCTTGATTTGAGCCATCAAATAACGAACGATGCGTCACTTTCACATTGCTTGGCAGGGTGGCTTCATCCACCGCAAAACCGTGGTTTTGTGAGGTAATCATCACCGTACCTTGCTCGATATCTTGCACAGGATGGTTGGCACCATGGTGACCAAATTTCATTTTCAAGGTTTGCGCGCCGCTAGCCAGTGCCAATAGCTGATGACCTAGACAAATCCCAAACAGCGGAATATCAGTCTCGGTGATGATGTGTTTGATGGCATCAATGGCATAAGTACAAGGTTCAGGGTCGCCAGGACCATTGGATAAGAAAATACCGTCTGGGTTATGTTTGAGTACCTCGCTGATAGGCGTTTGGGCGGGCAAAACGGTGACATGACAGCCGCGGTCAACGAGCATGCGCAAGATGTTGGTTTTGACGCCAAAGTCATACGCCACGATGTTAAATTTTTGCTCGATGTCAGTGCCCAATTCTTTAAAGCGACCACAAGTTGGGCTCACTTCTGGACTCACCAATTGCCATGAGCCTTGCGTCCAGGTAAAACCTGCTTGGTCACAGCAGACTTTCGCCAAGTCCATGCCTTTGATACCGGCAAAGCTTTTGGCAAGTTCGATTGCTTTGGCTTCATCGAGCTGACCGTCGTTATCGGCGGTCATGATACAACCGTTTTGTGCGCCTTTTTCACGTAGTAGGCGAGTGAGTTTACGGGTGTCGATATCAGCGATGGCAACGGTATTATGGTTAATCAGATACTCATTGAGTGATTGGCTTGAGCGAAAGTTACTGGTTGCCATGGTCAAATCACGGATAATCAGTCCATTTGCCCACACTTTATGAATGCGACCTGACTCTGTATCTTCATCGTTGGTGCCAGTGTTACCGATATGCGGGTAGGTTAACGTGACGATTTGCTGGGCGTAGCTTGGGTCGGTCAAGATTTCTTGGTAACCTGTCATGGCGGTATTAAACACGACTTCACCAACGGTATGTCCGCTAGCACCGATGCTGCGACCATAAAAAACCGTACCATCTGCCAATGCCAAAATTGCTTTTGCGTAATTCGTGTTCACCTAGTGCCTCCGCTCGTATCCTGTGTTCTACCCCTGTGTGCGACGGTATATTATGCCTAGTCAATGCACATACCGTAAAAAGTATCGCCCACAAAAAAGCGAGAAGACATTGATTTTAAAGAAAATAGCTAACTGGTTTTAATGTGTTACCAGTCTGTGCCATTAACTTTATCATGCCAACTCGCTAAGGTTTGATTTTGCCTATTTTAACAGAACCTCACAAAAAAAGGTAGCCAAAATTTTTGTCGAAATACAGTCTAAAAACTACGTAAACTTGGTTGAAACAAACCGACCACAAACCAAATCGTTTCAACAATCCAGATGATCAGTACATACAAGCGGATTTGCTCAGCGGTCCAATCTAGCGAAAACCAGCCAATTAGCCACCACGATTGCCAACCTTCTAGCCATTTTGCGCCATTTTCCAGCAGCACCCAACCATAAAATATACTGCTAAGCAAAAACAGCAATAACCACTGCAGTACTGGCATTTTGCTTATTCCTTTAACATTTGCTTTATGGATTTTACCCAATTGCCGCCACAAAGCGCATAAGGATTTGTGCTAAACTGGTAAAAAATTCTGATAAGGTGCGCTTTAACCGCCCTTTAAAAAAGAGAACAATCATGAATATTCTTACTCCTCAAACTGTGGTGATTATCGGCGGCGGCAATGTGGGTTTATCTTTTGCTTTACTGCTTGCCGACAAAGGCATCTCAAGTACGCTACTAGAAAAAGCCAAATACCCCACCATCAGCCCTGATGATGACTTAGACCGCGCGCAATTTGACAGCCGTAACATCGCGCTGTCACGCCGTACGGTGCAAATTTATTGTGGTATCACCTTTAATGGCAAAGCGCTATGGGATGATTTACAAAGCCATGCCTGCCGAATCGATGAAGTCGCTATCAGTGAAGAAGGTAGTTTTGGTAAAGCCACCCTCAACAAAGAAGCCGAAGGGGTGGAAAGTTTTGGACAAGTGATGGAAAACGCATGGCTCGGCAAAAAATTACTGCTCGCCGTGCAAAACAATCCGCTGATAACCCTGCTAGACGGTGCCACTTTGACTGATATACAACAGACGGCAACCGATGTCACCATTCGCTTTGACCAAGACCACCAAGCTTGCCAAACCTTAACGGCTGATTTATTGGTGGCTTGTGATGGTCAAAACTCGCCAAGCCGTCAACTACTGGGCATTGGCGCAACTGCACACGATTATCACCAAGTCGGTGTCGTAGGCGTGGTCATGACGGACAAACCGCACCAGCATCAAGCGATTGAACGCTTTAATAAAATGGGCGCAGTTGCCGTGTTGCCTTTGGTGGATGCGTTTGATATCGGTCAAGGGGATGGACGACAAGCCCAGCAAGGCTACCGCCGCTCTGTGGTGTGGGTGTGCCCAAAAGGCGAAGAACAGCGCTATTTGGATGACGACCAATACTTTCTTGACACCATTCAACAAGCCTTTGGCAGTCTAGCAGGCAGGTTTGTCAAAGCGGGTAAACGCGGCGCGTATCCACTGGTGAAAATATTGGCAGATAGCCAAGTCAAAGGACGCTGCGTCATCATGGGCAATGCCGCCCACACCTTGCACCCTGTAGCAGGACAAGGCTTTAACCTATGTATGCGCGATGCTGATACGCTTGCCAAGATGCTGGCACAGCAAGTGATGCGCGGCGAAGATATTGGCGATAGTAGTATGCTACAAACTTATGCCAAACGCCGTAAAGCCGACCAAAAACGGGTAGAAATTTTCTGCGATACGGTGGTGTATGGCTTTATGCACCAAAATCCCTTGCTCAAAATTGCGCGTA from Moraxella osloensis carries:
- the greA gene encoding transcription elongation factor GreA, whose protein sequence is MQRYPMTPQGHAALEEELKQLKTVDRPRITAAIAEAREHGDLKENAEYHAAREQQGFCEARIRDIEAKLGGAEVIDPLKLPQDGRVVFGVTVVIENLDTEEQKRYKIVGDDEADFKANKISINSPIARGLIGKSEGDEAKIQTPSGEVEYEIVEVLYQ
- a CDS encoding FAD-dependent monooxygenase; translation: MNILTPQTVVIIGGGNVGLSFALLLADKGISSTLLEKAKYPTISPDDDLDRAQFDSRNIALSRRTVQIYCGITFNGKALWDDLQSHACRIDEVAISEEGSFGKATLNKEAEGVESFGQVMENAWLGKKLLLAVQNNPLITLLDGATLTDIQQTATDVTIRFDQDHQACQTLTADLLVACDGQNSPSRQLLGIGATAHDYHQVGVVGVVMTDKPHQHQAIERFNKMGAVAVLPLVDAFDIGQGDGRQAQQGYRRSVVWVCPKGEEQRYLDDDQYFLDTIQQAFGSLAGRFVKAGKRGAYPLVKILADSQVKGRCVIMGNAAHTLHPVAGQGFNLCMRDADTLAKMLAQQVMRGEDIGDSSMLQTYAKRRKADQKRVEIFCDTVVYGFMHQNPLLKIARNVGLIAFDKLPFVKPAVATFAMGLKS
- the carB gene encoding carbamoyl-phosphate synthase large subunit, whose amino-acid sequence is MPKRTDIKSILIIGAGPIVIGQACEFDYSGAQACKALREEGYRVILVNSNPATIMTDPVMADATYIEPITWQTVERIIDKERPDAILPTMGGQTALNCALDLDKHGVLAKYGCELIGATKDAIEKAEDRNLFDKAMKKIGLECPRAEVAETMEQAFAIQSKVGFPCIIRPSFTMGGSGGGIAYNRDEFVEICERGFDLSPTHQLLIDESLIGWKEYEMEVVRDKKDNCIIVCSIENFDPMGVHTGDSITVAPAQTLTDKEYQIMRNASLAVLREIGVETGGSNVQFGIDPKTGRMVVIEMNPRVSRSSALASKATGFPIAKIAAKLAVGYTLDELSNDITGGLTPASFEPAIDYVVTKVPRFNFEKFPQADSTLSTQMKSVGEVMAIGRNFQESMQKALRGLEIGVNGFDEYLDFNQDDDTIRSTLKVKLKTPTPDRIFYIADAFRFGMSVDEVFEFTRIDPWFLVQIEDIVKTEKLVKETGFGGLTSDNLRQFKRKGLSDLRLATLLGISQKQLRKKRWDLGVYPVYKRVDTCAAEFSTSTAYMYSSYDDECEANPTNNKKIMVIGGGPNRIGQGIEFDYCCVHAALAMREDGYETIMVNCNPETVSTDYDTSDRLYFEPITLEDVLEIVRIEKPEGVIVQYGGQTPLKLARALEAAGVHIIGTSPDAIDRAEDRERFQHMIQQLGFTQPPNALATSTEDGIVKATQVGYPLVVRPSYVLGGRAMEIVYNENELRRYLREAVQASNEAPVLLDRFLDDAIEVDVDCISDGTNVVIGGIMQHIEQAGVHSGDSACSIPPYSLSQEICDVMREQTVAMAKELGVVGLMNVQYAVKDGVVYILEVNPRASRTVPFVSKCIGTSLAQVAARCMAGTTLVEQNFTTEVIPTFFAVKEAVFPFAKFPGVDPILSPEMKSTGEVMGVGQTFGEAYYKAIIGSNDRLPGLPVENEVKKVFLSVRESDKANLVPVAKQFAEYGFKLVATSGTQKILTEAGIPCERINKVNEGRPHIVDAIKNGEIAIVVNTTEGKQAHEDSFSIRRSALQHKVFNVTTLNAAAAVTQAYKVQLPFDVYKLQALHTQTQG
- the carA gene encoding glutamine-hydrolyzing carbamoyl-phosphate synthase small subunit, whose product is MNTNYAKAILALADGTVFYGRSIGASGHTVGEVVFNTAMTGYQEILTDPSYAQQIVTLTYPHIGNTGTNDEDTESGRIHKVWANGLIIRDLTMATSNFRSSQSLNEYLINHNTVAIADIDTRKLTRLLREKGAQNGCIMTADNDGQLDEAKAIELAKSFAGIKGMDLAKVCCDQAGFTWTQGSWQLVSPEVSPTCGRFKELGTDIEQKFNIVAYDFGVKTNILRMLVDRGCHVTVLPAQTPISEVLKHNPDGIFLSNGPGDPEPCTYAIDAIKHIITETDIPLFGICLGHQLLALASGAQTLKMKFGHHGANHPVQDIEQGTVMITSQNHGFAVDEATLPSNVKVTHRSLFDGSNQGIELTNKPAFSFQGHPEASPGPHDCAPLFDKFAAMMAKAKD
- a CDS encoding PIN domain-containing protein — its product is MNQKSVLVDANILIAVIDGKDDNPNHIEAKQKFNDLIAQNATIAITPLIRYEVLRGVKSISIDEAQEILDDFVEFNITDKEANPSARIFHFSRSQDFSAKDTGIRLDKQNFDVFHYVVAKIRNLELVNVNQKDFNKIENVIKLMPNPPFK
- a CDS encoding phosphatase PAP2 family protein gives rise to the protein MRQPSKTFNVILLAAVLAPTTTVYAKSDSEKAGDILHIAIPVAGLGMALAKHDQEGVYQLGKTMATNLAATYTLKYATNDTAWGERPNGEDYSFPSGHASDSCAGATFIGQRYGWRYGSMAMIPAAYVGWSRVDADKHHTRDVVAGCALGVVSGLVMTQPFDNATILPWYENKAVGVTISSAW
- a CDS encoding AAA family ATPase, with the protein product MTKINIKDLRGVGDVELNLDDTKRVFVFFGSNGVGKTKTLEALCFYFLARTKNFYPRNVQWNDNVEFFYSVSQYNNSINSSYGDSFRFKKSAKKKFLFGELFLLNEWKYSALAFLGSNARSQLFNKPSEAHTIKIKSTVGSEISETINEAIFNGEMSYLGMDVDVHNWFIERAKSVNPYQVESQLKKTELDTVLQCLNKIDPLFSSDFLQINDANQVYLKIDNQKKELSELSSGFISVVKIIQSIINFYSGFTGGHFDLLNVKGVVLIDEIESHLHIEWQTKIVPTLKNLFPNTTFYIATHSPLVLSQLAEGEAYLLKRDADDVVRSQEINSPNTRLLENVLQDAFDVDLNQLKRENMEHIDQTKAKQKLLALLNK